A window of Paenibacillus phoenicis genomic DNA:
GGCTCCGATCAACGCCCCGTAAAAAACGATATCGTGCAACATCCCAAAGACCAGACCAAGGATCAGCCCCGTATGCCGGTTCTCATAAACGGAGAAATATAGAATAACGACGTAAACCAGATGCGGGGCAATCCGCGTCTGCCATGCCGTAGGGATCAGCCAAGGAACCAAAGTTCCCTCAAGAATGAACAAGAGGAACAGCAGCAGAATTAAAATCAGTTTGCGCTTGTTCACTCGCCTTCACCTTCCGGTTCGAATACGATAAATAGTTCCTTCCAGTCGGTGAAGTTCGCAGCAGGTTCCACCGTAGCGGTATACGTCAGCCCGTATTCGCCAACCTGAATGTCCTTCACCGTGCCGATCACCATCCCGCGAGGAAATACGCCGCCGATCCCGGAGGAGACGATGGTATCCCCTTTCTTCAGCGGAGTGGCATCTTCAATGCGCGTCATGAGGAACATTCCCTGCTCGCGATCAAACGTTTCGATCATGCCAAAGACGTCGTTTTCCTTCCCTTGTGCCGTCACGGCGATGCCGTTAGAGTTCGGGTCCTTGGCATCCATTGAGGTCGCAAGGCGGACGGTGGACGTAAAGTTGCTGACATGACTGATCACGCCAACCAAGCCTTTATCGGAGGAGACAGCCATCCCCTCTTTCACGCCTTCCCGAGCCCCTAAATTAACCACGATCGTGCGATTGACAGGATCGTCATTAACGCTGATGACCTGGGCAATTTTCCAGGTGTAATCGTAGAGTCTCTTTTGCGCTTCAGTGAAATCGAGCTTATTCTT
This region includes:
- the mreC gene encoding rod shape-determining protein MreC; this encodes MRKLFKLLGNKRLFILLMGLILFIAVMGFTLGPRTNLSWPEKFVKDTVGFVQYVFYKPASYVAGFFEDISNLRALQEENEQLKIALAHYTRDKATYNWIAQENERLKNKLDFTEAQKRLYDYTWKIAQVISVNDDPVNRTIVVNLGAREGVKEGMAVSSDKGLVGVISHVSNFTSTVRLATSMDAKDPNSNGIAVTAQGKENDVFGMIETFDREQGMFLMTRIEDATPLKKGDTIVSSGIGGVFPRGMVIGTVKDIQVGEYGLTYTATVEPAANFTDWKELFIVFEPEGEGE